Proteins from a single region of Neomonachus schauinslandi chromosome 10, ASM220157v2, whole genome shotgun sequence:
- the NXT1 gene encoding NTF2-related export protein 1: MASVDFKTYVDQACRAAEEFVNVYYTTMDKRRRLLSRLYMGTATLVWNGNAVSGQESLSEFFEMLPSSEFQINVVDCQPVHDEATPSQTTVLVVICGTVKFEGNKQRDFNQNFILTAQASPSNTVWKIASDCFRFQDWAS; this comes from the coding sequence ATGGCATCAGTGGACTTCAAGACCTACGTAGATCAGGCCTGCAGAGCTGCTGAGGAGTTTGTGAACGTGTACTACACCACCATGGATAAGCGGCGGCGCCTGCTGTCCCGCCTGTACATGGGCACGGCCACCCTGGTGTGGAATGGAAACGCTGTTTCGGGACAAGAGTCCTTGAGTGAGTTTTTTGAAATGTTGCCTTCCAGTGAGTTCCAAATCAATGTGGTAGACTGCCAGCCTGTCCATGATGAAGCCACCCCAAGCCAGACCACAGTCCTTGTTGTGATCTGTGGAACAGTGAAGTTTGAAGGCAACAAACAACGGGACTTTAACCAAAACTTCATCCTGACGGCCCAGGCCTCACCCAGCAACACGGTGTGGAAAATAGCAAGTGACTGCTTCCGGTTCCAGGACTGGGCCAGCTAG